From the genome of Deltaproteobacteria bacterium, one region includes:
- the zapB gene encoding cell division protein ZapB — translation MDTVEVEKFNELEQKVKGIIEEHALIKKRNRELESMLEGANAELAEAKNRIRALNDEQGTVRGRIDALLGMLRNIDVPE, via the coding sequence GTGGATACGGTTGAAGTGGAAAAATTCAATGAACTGGAGCAGAAGGTAAAAGGTATTATTGAGGAACATGCCCTGATAAAAAAAAGGAACCGGGAACTGGAATCGATGCTTGAGGGGGCGAATGCGGAGCTGGCGGAGGCGAAGAACAGGATCAGGGCATTGAACGATGAACAGGGAACGGTGCGCGGCAGGATCGACGCTCTTCTGGGGATGCTTCGCAATATCGACGTTCCCGAGTAA
- the rny gene encoding ribonuclease Y produces MNEMIVLFVCAGFLAAGLVLGYLLRKKVSGRFLESSENLAKRIVEEAKKEADSIKKESILQAKDNLLKAKNEFEKETRGRRAELDNVEKKLRLKEENLDKRLDMMVQKETNLERREQSFINKESALNEKHETLDRLVTAQQEQLEKIAGISSQEAKNQLMQAMLSEAKQEAAGMIRKVEEETRREADKKSREILAYAVQRYAADFVAESTVSVVNLPSDEMKGRIIGREGRNIRAIEAATGTDLIIDDTPEAVVLSSFDPIRREVARRSLEQLISDGRIHPGRIEDVVRKVKAEVDDLIRETGERTSFDVGVHDLHPELINLLGRLKFRTSFSQNVLVHSIEVAHLTGMMAAELGMNVREAKRAGLLHDIGKAIDHEVEGTHAAIGAEYARKFGESDRIVQAIATHHDDGRNNTLLGVLVQAADSLSAARPGARREMLETYVKRLSELEAIAGSFSGVDKCFAIQAGREIRILVENEKISDNDAVMLCKDVIKKIQEELTYPGQIKVTVIREMRVSDYAK; encoded by the coding sequence ATGAATGAAATGATAGTATTATTTGTCTGTGCCGGATTTCTGGCGGCGGGACTTGTGCTGGGCTATCTGCTCAGAAAGAAAGTTTCCGGCAGGTTCCTGGAATCTTCAGAGAATCTGGCCAAGAGGATTGTAGAGGAAGCCAAGAAAGAAGCGGACAGCATCAAGAAAGAGTCGATCCTTCAGGCAAAGGATAATCTCCTGAAGGCGAAGAATGAATTTGAAAAGGAGACTCGAGGGCGCCGGGCCGAGCTTGATAATGTCGAGAAAAAACTGCGCCTGAAAGAGGAAAATCTTGATAAGAGACTGGACATGATGGTCCAGAAGGAGACGAACCTGGAAAGACGGGAGCAGTCCTTCATAAACAAGGAATCAGCCCTGAACGAGAAACACGAGACACTTGACAGGCTCGTCACCGCACAGCAGGAGCAGTTGGAAAAGATCGCCGGGATTTCCTCCCAGGAAGCGAAAAACCAGTTGATGCAGGCGATGCTGTCGGAGGCGAAACAGGAAGCGGCCGGCATGATCCGGAAGGTGGAGGAGGAAACCAGGCGGGAAGCGGACAAGAAATCCCGTGAGATCCTTGCCTACGCGGTTCAGCGATATGCCGCCGATTTCGTGGCCGAGAGCACCGTTTCCGTCGTCAATCTACCTTCGGACGAAATGAAGGGCAGGATCATCGGGCGGGAAGGCAGAAATATCAGGGCTATCGAGGCGGCCACGGGAACGGACCTCATAATAGACGATACACCGGAGGCGGTCGTCCTTTCGAGTTTCGACCCCATTCGCCGTGAAGTGGCAAGAAGATCACTCGAGCAGCTGATCAGCGACGGAAGGATCCACCCCGGCCGCATAGAAGATGTGGTCAGAAAGGTGAAAGCGGAGGTCGATGATCTGATCCGTGAAACCGGTGAACGGACATCCTTTGATGTCGGTGTTCATGATCTGCATCCGGAACTGATCAATCTTCTCGGCCGCTTGAAGTTCAGGACGAGCTTTTCCCAGAACGTGCTGGTCCATTCCATCGAAGTGGCCCACCTGACGGGCATGATGGCCGCCGAACTGGGGATGAACGTCAGGGAAGCAAAACGGGCGGGACTGCTTCACGATATCGGCAAGGCGATCGATCACGAGGTTGAAGGGACCCATGCGGCGATCGGGGCTGAATACGCCCGCAAGTTCGGGGAGTCCGATCGTATCGTGCAGGCCATCGCCACCCATCACGATGACGGAAGGAACAACACCCTTCTGGGCGTCCTGGTCCAGGCGGCGGACTCTCTCTCGGCGGCGCGACCCGGGGCCCGCAGGGAAATGCTTGAGACCTATGTCAAGCGCCTGAGCGAACTGGAAGCAATCGCCGGGTCCTTCAGCGGTGTCGACAAATGTTTTGCCATTCAGGCGGGCAGGGAGATCCGGATCCTTGTGGAGAATGAAAAGATCTCCGATAATGATGCCGTCATGCTCTGCAAGGACGTCATCAAGAAGATCCAGGAGGAACTGACCTACCCCGGCCAGATCAAGGTGACCGTTATCAGGGAGATGCGGGTCAGTGATTATGCGAAGTAG
- a CDS encoding cell division protein ZapA yields the protein MSGLKKRFNITVMEQDLSVLSDKGDEYVESVVDYVNEKAREMREASDQLTALNSAILVALNIADELFTLREEKRQLSDTVRGRTEKLIEYIDKKQKVFEPLRGA from the coding sequence GTGAGCGGATTGAAAAAACGTTTTAACATAACTGTCATGGAACAGGATTTATCGGTTTTAAGTGATAAAGGGGATGAATATGTAGAGAGTGTTGTTGACTATGTGAATGAAAAAGCAAGGGAAATGCGAGAAGCCTCGGATCAGCTGACGGCTCTGAACAGTGCGATATTGGTTGCATTGAATATTGCCGACGAGTTGTTCACCCTGAGAGAAGAAAAACGACAGTTGAGCGATACGGTGCGGGGCAGGACTGAGAAATTGATTGAATATATAGACAAAAAACAGAAAGTGTTTGAACCCCTCAGGGGTGCGTGA
- a CDS encoding TIGR00282 family metallophosphoesterase: MKVLFIGDIVGKPGRKAVARLLPRLTEEYRIDCTVANCENAAGGFGVTRDVVDELYGLGIDILTSGNHIWDKKEVLDFIDDYETLLRPANYPDGVPGHGSITMRFDNGTSIGVLNVEGRVFMKDLDCPFRRAKQELEILHAMTRTVIVDMHAEATSEKQAIAWFLDGDVSAVIGTHTHVQTADERILPDGTAYISDAGMTGPFDSVLGVKKEIAIERFLRMTPNKFDVARGNVRLQGVVIDIDDETGKSLSIERIDVPLEQ, encoded by the coding sequence ATGAAGGTATTGTTTATCGGAGATATAGTCGGAAAACCCGGCAGAAAAGCCGTCGCCCGGCTCCTTCCCCGGCTCACGGAGGAATATCGGATCGATTGCACGGTGGCGAATTGCGAAAACGCCGCCGGCGGTTTCGGTGTGACCAGGGACGTGGTCGATGAACTCTACGGACTCGGCATTGATATATTGACCTCGGGAAATCATATCTGGGACAAAAAGGAAGTCCTGGATTTCATTGATGACTATGAAACGCTCCTGCGCCCCGCCAACTATCCCGACGGTGTTCCGGGGCATGGAAGCATAACGATGCGGTTTGACAATGGGACGTCTATCGGTGTTCTGAATGTGGAGGGGCGAGTTTTCATGAAAGATCTCGATTGTCCCTTCCGAAGGGCCAAACAGGAACTGGAGATTCTGCACGCCATGACACGGACCGTCATCGTCGATATGCATGCCGAGGCCACCTCCGAGAAGCAGGCCATCGCATGGTTCCTTGACGGCGACGTAAGCGCCGTCATCGGTACCCATACCCATGTTCAGACCGCCGATGAGCGGATCCTTCCCGATGGCACGGCCTACATCAGCGATGCCGGCATGACGGGCCCCTTCGATTCCGTGCTCGGCGTGAAAAAAGAGATCGCCATAGAACGCTTTCTCCGCATGACACCCAACAAATTCGACGTGGCCCGGGGAAACGTCCGGCTTCAGGGGGTCGTGATCGACATTGACGATGAGACGGGGAAAAGCCTGAGTATAGAGAGGATTGATGTTCCATTGGAGCAGTGA